AACAAGTTCTAAATCCCATTAGATACTCAGACGGGTTGGTGTTCCTCTTAAGATGGGTAAGCTGCCAACAGccgcgttcgcttcgctgaaaaaataaatcaaaatactgtttcagctaatttgttgggagagaaaaatactgtttcaactgaaaaaacaagctgaaaaaatgAATTATAACATAAACGAACAGGGCAATGTCTAATAACAATACTAAAAAACACACGCATCGACACATTtctccctccccctctctctGAAATTCAAGCATCGCAAGGAGCATCTCGCTGACGCTGGTCAAGCCTGTACCGTAGCGCTCACCCCCCGTGAGCATACACGGCCTAAGAGTATCCGGGGCTGCGGCAACGATCGATGACGCACCGGAGCAGTGCAGGTGCAGCGAAAGAAAAGCGCGCCGTCGCTGTCGACGGCCGTGCCGAGCGCCAGCAGACAAGCAGCGACGCTACAAAACAACGCGCCAATCAACCGCCCCACTGCTGACCCTTTCCAACCTCCAAGCTCCTGCCTTCCGCCTGCCGGCCGGCAGCGGTGGTAGCGGCCACGCCCCCATGATATGGCCGCccgctccctcctcctctacgcgCTGCTCCTGGCCCTCTCCACCGCCGCGCCGTCCCACGGCCTCACTCAAGGTAGAGTCTTGCCGTCATGATTGAATCCTTTTTTCACGTTCTGATTATCAGCTCGCGCGCCCTGAGTGCCGCTGGAATGTTTGGTGGATTGCATCAACGACCGGATTTTGCGTGCAAACGGCAGGCTAATATTTTTGAATCTGACTGACGTGACTTACTGCTTCCTTCCAAATTCAATGCTTctcagtctgttcgtttggcaGTAGCCTATCGTAAataatcgtaaatttccagctggaacagtatttttctctcacgtaaaccagccaacagtatttcttcacgaaccagcaacgatacgaaccagccaaccgaacaggctggttGTGTCGTTGTGCTTCTTTTCTGATGTGATGGTGGGGTTTTCTGTTGACTTTGACACAGCGGATGTTGCGAAACGATTGAAGGAGGAGCTGTCACAGAGGAACCGTGGGCATGAGATGCTCGAATCATGGAACGGGGACCCGTGCTCTCCGTCTACATGGGAAGGGTTCTCTTGCGAACCCAAGGATGGTGCCCAGGTCGTCGTCAAGCTGTGAGTGGTCACTAAAATTGTGGACGTTTGCTCAGCACGCACATGTAGTTTTGAGAACAAGCCGTCAACACCTATTTCCTTGCTGCTAATCTGGGATTTGTTGTTCCTGCACTGTGAATTCGGATCCTTCTATGTCGCTCCTATAGCCCTTGCCTTTCTTAGTTCTTCTTTACCTTTTTGATAGAGCATTGCATTTGTGAGTTGGTGTTGAATTGAACAGAACTGTGATAGGCTGGTATTTGCGATTTGCGTAGGAACTTTTCTTCGAAGGACTTGCAAGGGCCGATTCCTGCAGCGATTGGAAACTTGACGGAGCTAAATGAAATGTATGTTTCGCTGTCTGCTTTCATGTGAATTCATGCTTTGCATTTGCTAGGTGTTGACTTTATTTTCTTACTGCTGTGGGTGCAGTTATCTTCAGTATAATAACTTCACTGGATTTATCCCGGCATCCTTTTCTGCTCTCAGACACCTGTGGAAGCTGTAAGTACATGCTACCTTGTTCCTCTCTTTTCTCCTTATGTTACAAAGATGATTGCTTCAATAGAATCAGTAAGCAATTCTAGATTTTGCCATCCAATTCAGATCATCTTGTTTCCATTTGATAACATATCCTTCTTACATCACGTTGATATTCTGTATAAATTCTACCAAAAAGATCTAATTGAACATTGTCATTTAATTAATCCAGGTCGGTGATTTGCAACCCCTTGTTGAACAATAAGCAGCCTGATGGATTTTCTAGTGGCGTAAATGTCAGGTGAAATTTCTGTTATGATGTTCAACTTTTCTTGCCATGTGTGGCGGAAACATAATTTTACTATCCTTTATTATTTCTGAAAATTGAAAAGCCATGGAGGATGTGCTACCCAAGAGTACTATAGCTCACCTGCTGAAGAGTACCAAAGCCCACCTGCAGTTGCCAGTCAGAAAATATTTGTTATTGGTGGTGTCGCTGGTGGATCTTTGGCATGTACTGTTGCACTCGGATCGTTCTTTGTTTGTTTTAACAAACGTGAACGGCGTTCTTCAAAAAAGGACTGCTCTTCTACAACAAGTATGTCTCCTGCTGCTAAAGTCAGACAGTAGATGTCTTGCACCGTGCATTGTTCGATCATGCTGTGCAGTCTTGCATACATTAATAAAATTTCTCTGTACATTTGAAATCAGAAGCCTTTATATTTTCCTATTTGGTGGATGAAACGGACCTTTTGTGCAATGTATAACCTCTAAGATGCCATGTACGATTACCAGAAGCTATATGATTGAGTAAAAGAAAGGAAGCACACCAATGATAATATGCCATGAAAACCATTTGAACAGAATCATCATTCAATTTTGATTTCAGTGGGAGACTAGCAAGAAGAAAGTAGTGCAAATGTTTCATTCTTCTGTGCATCCATGGCTTAAATACCTAATAGATAAGTCAATGCTTGTTTTACACTGGTCTATGCAGATCCTGTTTTTCAAGAATGCAGCATCGATAACACTACAAACCCTGCAGTACAACAGTTGTCCCTCAAATCAATCCAGACTGCAACAGGCAACTTCAAAACTTTGATAGGAGAGGGTGGGTTTGGATCAGTTTATCGAGGTGCATTAGCAAATGGGCAAGAAGTTGCAGTAAAAGTCCGCTCAACTTCATCGACACAGGGAACACGTGAGTTTAACAATGAGGTACAGACCAATTCTACCCACATTagcatcattttttttcttctaaagaaAACTATACTGGCATAAATGAATCTCGTGGGGAAGAGTTTGTTCTTAATCATGGATGTGGCATTTGGCCGTGTCACAATCTTCTCTGAAAAGTTATCTTCAGTTGCTGCTGCCATATCTTGCAAAAATATTCCATAATAACTATATTCTATGATGTGGTCAAATTTTGCATCAACCCTGCTTCTTCCTTTAGTTCTATTCTTTTATTTTTACCATACATATCGGTTGAATAATTTTCCCCTAATCACAAGCGCAGTTAAGACTTCTTTCTGCTGTGTGGCATGAGAATTTAGTCCCACTTATCGGCTATTGCTGTGAAAAAGATCAACAGATATTGGTCTATCCGTTCATGTCCAATGGCTCACTACAAGATCGCCTCTACGGTATCAAGCTTcacatagttttaaaaaaaaatcagttgGAAGACCCttatttataatttttttcaTTCTGTAGGTGAGGCATCAAAAAGAAAAGTTCTTGATTGGCCCACGAGACTGTCTGTTTGCATTGGTGCTGCTAGAGgtacaagttttttttttaaaaaaaaaaaaaactcagtcCACTTCTACAATGGGATTGAACTAAATAATATTCATGCAATTGAAGGACATGCCATGTTACTTTATGATCTTATGCTCTATAAATAATTGAACAGCGTAAATACTTCCTTTTTATTTGTCCATATTACATAATTCacagcttgttttgcttgttcaGGGCTAGTATATCTGCACAATTTTGCTGGGCGTTGTATCATACACAGAGATATTAAATCAAGCAACATACTTCTGGATCACAGCATGTGTGGCAAGGTTGCTGACTTTGGGTTTTCCAAGTATGCACCACAGGAAGGTGACAGCAATCCATCAATGGAAGTGAGGGGAACTGCTGGATATTTGGACCCTGAGTAAGTTCTCTCATCTCTTTCACTTTGGAAACAATGGAAAAGGGCTGAAAGACTATAAGTTGAAAATAACGGAATAGCGGTGATTTAAATAGATAGAACAATATATTGTTTGGTAAGAAAGTTGAGTGAAATTTAAATGTTTTCTATTAACGTGAACATAGCATTATCCTGGGAGTAAGTTGTCCAAAATGACATGGTTCCCATCCATTAGATATAAGTAGACCACTTCCTTTATACCACAATATTATATGTTACTAGTTGATATGCTAGATCATCACCTGTATCAAATCTTTCACATTATGTTCATCATGTTTGGGTGTTGTTTTCTTTTCTTCTAGATACTATTCCACTCAGGTGTTATCAACCAGAAGCGATGTCTTCAGTTTTGGAGTAGTCCTGTTAGAAATTGTGACGGGAAGATATCCTCTTGATGTCAAAAGGCCTCGTGCTGAATGGAGCTTAGTTGAGTGGGTAAGTTCACACTGCACTCtacaataatttttttttttgagcaagcaCTCTACAATCATCCATTGTACTTTGTAACATCATCTGTTTGGAAGCTGGCACTACTCTATATTGATCATAGTAGTTTTGAAAAACAAATGATATATTTCAGCTCCAGAGTCCAAAAATAATCTTACGTCCATCCGCGCCATGCAGGCAAAACCTTACATCAGGGAGTACAAGATCGAAGAGATGGTGGACCCTGGCATAAAAGGGCAATATTGCTCAGAGGCCATGTGGAGAGTGCTCGAGGTCGCATCTGTATGTACCGAGCCCTTCTCAACCTTCAGGCCAACCATGGAGGATGTCCTCAGGGAGCTGGAGGACGCTCTGATCATTGAGAACAATGCTTCTGAGTACATGAGGTCCATCGAAAGCACTGGGACTCTGGGTTCCAACCGCTATCTGTCCATTGACAGGAAGATGTTTGCATCAGGGTCGGCGCGAATCGACTCAACTAAGGGACATGTACAAACAATGCCCTCGCTTCCGCGGTAACTAGATGCACATTGTGATTTCATAATGGGCGTCATCAGGGATGTGATCCATGTTCGAGGCACATCTAAGATCTAACCACGCTGAGCCTGAGCATAAACATAAAGGGATCATGTGGTAGTCTGTACCATGTACAGAGCCAATCCAGTGGTGAGAGCACAGATCAGCGACACCTACACTGGGAAATGCTTTCTGAAGCCAAGAGGCTTTGCTAGTTTTGCCTGTTGAGTTTCCATTTATTCGATTTCGATCGCCCAAAAGCAGGCCAATGTGTGGGCACAACTATTCTTTGGACCATTAAACACATAAGATATGTGTTGAGGTAACCCCTCAAAAAATATGTTCAGGTGTATGAGCCATCACTTCATTATTTGAACTATTTCTGCATTGAGAAATTGTAGTACTCTTGTTGTAATTCCTCTTCTTGCGTGATAAAAAATAGTTTTCCGATCAACAGTGGGATGATTTTCTCCAAACAAGTATTGTTTGAGCAGGTGCAACTGAAACCTAAGACATTGAAATATGGTGTCTGGGAAAAATGAATCTCGTGAAATTTAGGAAAAAGCAAGTGTAGGTCACAAGCAAGCA
Above is a genomic segment from Miscanthus floridulus cultivar M001 chromosome 3, ASM1932011v1, whole genome shotgun sequence containing:
- the LOC136546995 gene encoding nodulation receptor kinase-like, encoding MAARSLLLYALLLALSTAAPSHGLTQADVAKRLKEELSQRNRGHEMLESWNGDPCSPSTWEGFSCEPKDGAQVVVKLNFSSKDLQGPIPAAIGNLTELNEIYLQYNNFTGFIPASFSALRHLWKLSVICNPLLNNKQPDGFSSGVNVSHGGCATQEYYSSPAEEYQSPPAVASQKIFVIGGVAGGSLACTVALGSFFVCFNKRERRSSKKDCSSTTNPVFQECSIDNTTNPAVQQLSLKSIQTATGNFKTLIGEGGFGSVYRGALANGQEVAVKVRSTSSTQGTREFNNELRLLSAVWHENLVPLIGYCCEKDQQILVYPFMSNGSLQDRLYGEASKRKVLDWPTRLSVCIGAARGLVYLHNFAGRCIIHRDIKSSNILLDHSMCGKVADFGFSKYAPQEGDSNPSMEVRGTAGYLDPEYYSTQVLSTRSDVFSFGVVLLEIVTGRYPLDVKRPRAEWSLVEWAKPYIREYKIEEMVDPGIKGQYCSEAMWRVLEVASVCTEPFSTFRPTMEDVLRELEDALIIENNASEYMRSIESTGTLGSNRYLSIDRKMFASGSARIDSTKGHVQTMPSLPR